CCCAGCCCGACCAGAGGGAAAAGGGCGAGAATGGTTTCCTCATCAACCTGATTGACTCCCCTGGCCACGTTGACTTCTCCTCTGAGGTGACTGCCGCCCTACGTGTCACTGATGgagccctggtggtggtggactgtgTTTCAGGTAAGAGAAGCAGTGCAAAAATGTGGTTTGTTAGTTGAGCAACTCAAGAGGTTAGGAGGAGCCATTTTCTGACAGGTTTTGCCTTGTATTCTTCAGTGTATTTACTAAACTCCAGGTGctcaaaaaacgtgtgttgtTCATAGGCATATGGCTTAGGCCCACGAGTGGTAACTTACCTAATttctaatataataatataactctctctctctctctctctctctctctctctctctctctctctctctctctctctctctctctctctctctctctctctctctctctctctctctctcctggtcgtaagtacgacacacacacacacacacacacacacacacacacacacacacacacacacacacacacacacattttaggGTTGTTGGAGGGTAGTACAGAAGAGGTGGaaatgagtgaaggaggaataaatgggaagagagagagagagagagagagagagagagagagagagagagagagagagagagagagagagagagagagagagagagagagagagagagagagagagagagagagagagagagagagagagagagagagagagagagagagagagagagagagagagagagagagagagagagagagagagagagagagagagagagagagagagagagagagagagagagagagagagagagagagagagagagagagagagagagagagagagagagagagagagagagagagagagagagagagagagagagagagagagagagagagagagagagagagagagagagagagagagagagagagagagagagagagagagagagagagagagagagagagagagagagagagagagagagagagagagagagagagagagagagagagagagagagagagagagagagagagagagagagagagagagagagagagagagagagagagagagagagagagagagagagagagagagagagagagagagagagagagagagagagagagagagagagagagagagagagagagagagagagagagagagagagagagagagagagagagagagagagagagagagagagagagagagagagagagagagagagagagagagagagagagagagagagagagagagagagagagagagagagagagagagagagagagagagagagagagagagagagagagagagagagagagagagagagagagagagagataggagggaggagggtaaaATGATTAGGAATGAACTAGGGAAATGGAACTGATCTCCCCAACAGTCTACTCTCCCTGGTGGAGGAGTATAGGatcaagagaaggataggaggatatggaagataagggaaggactataggaaaggaaaaatatagtaTGTGATACCAATATTATATTTGACTAACTTTTGTTCTTGAGGTTCACTTTTTTCcactatgtatatatgtgtgtgtgtgtgtgtgtgtgttttccaatGTCCAATTATTgaatttgattattattattgaacttttattatttattgtttattatttattgaacTTTTGAATTTGTCACATTGCAAGTAAAAACTTGATATATTTTTGCTTTGCTTGCTTAGAGGTTGCTTTTCTCCTCTCATGTTGCATTTTCTATacattgttttctgtttgtgttttttataaGTCGTTTTCTGTTTACTAGGCGTGTGTGTGCAGACTGAGACTGTCCTTCGCCAGGCCATTGCTGAGCGCATCAAGCCTGTGTTGTTCATGAACAAGATGGACCGTGCTCTTCTTGAGCTGCAGCTTGAGCAGGAGGAACTCTACCAAACCTTCCAGGTAAGATAGTATAATTCTGAGAGGaagtttaataataatgataattatctAACCTTTGTGGTAGTATGTAATGTCACATTTTATTAGTTCTCTCTTTGTCCATCTAAAGGCTGTCTTTTATGTATCTACTGAACCTGCACACTGAAAttgaaacttttatttttataatgtcATGAATTCTCTCCACACAAAGCCGAGCAGTCTGTCATATCACTTCAGATCAGCTTCTGGATTGCTGAATTTTAAGACTTTATTAATGGAGTATACAACACATTCCTTTTTACACAACTGCTATCACACATTTGCCAGTATAACTGCAGTTGGATATGTAACATTATCAATCCTAGTATGAATGTTTGAACCTCTTGTGTTAATGACATTGAGATCTAAGGTTGGGATAGCATATTGACAATTGTCACTGTTTCTAGCGTATTGTTGAGAATGTCAACGTGATCATTGCCACCTACAACGACGACACTGGACCCATGGGTGAGATGCGTGTGGATCCCAGCAAGGGCTCTGTTGGATTTGGCTCCGGTCTCCATGGATGGGCTTTCTCTGTCAAGGAGTTTGCtgacatttattcatcaatgttCAAGGTTCCTGCTGGCAAGCTTATGAACAAGTGAGTTGCAgaattttaattatttaatcaCTGGAGATAAGTTTTGGCTAGAAACAAAATTCAGGTATATCATTTTCATTTAAGTAGTCTACTGATATATAGACTCCAATGAAAGATGTAACAAATATACTTTAAAGGAAAGATTAATAAGTCATACGCTATGGGTTGGTTTGAAAAGTACTTGATGAATGTGAACTTTGTTCATTAGTGGGTGGTGGTAAAGTGGAATGCAGGTATAACCATGAATTCTAAAACTTGCGTGGTTCTTTGACATGAATAGAAGAAATGTTTCATTATCATGACCATGGAAATTGTTAACTCTTTCAGGCTGTGGGGAGAAAACTTCTTcaacaagaagaccaagaagtgGGCAACCACCAAGAGCCCAGACAATGAGCGTGCCTTCAACACATACATTCTTGATCCTATTTTCAAACTCTTTGATGCCATCATGAACTTCAAGGTATGAATAACGCTGATGTTCCAAAGAGTTTATAATGCATTGAATGATGACCATTGCAATGAATGAGAACTGTTAAGCACTGTCTTATGTAAACTTGGTTGTTTATTACAGAAAGAGGAGACCCAGAAGCTCTTGGACACCCTTAAAATCAAGCTCACCAGTGAAGACcgtgataaggaaggaaagccTCTGCTCAAGGTCGTGATGCGCACTTGGCTCCCAGCTGGCGACACCCTCTTCCACATGATCACCATCCATCTGCCTTCCCCTGTGACTGCTCAGAAGTACCGTGCCGAGATGCTGTATGAAGGACCTAGCGACGATGTCTGCTGTGCTGGTATCAAGAACTGTGATGCTGAGGCTCCTCTCATGATGTACATTTCTAAGATGGTGCCTACCTCAGACAAGGGCCGTTTCTATGCCTTTGGTCGTGTCTTCTCTGGCAAGGTTGGCAGCGGTCAGAAGGTGCGCATCATGGGCCCCAACTACATCCCTGGCAAGAAGGAGGATCTGTATGAGAAGTCCATCCAGAGGTCCATTCTGATGATGGGTCGCTTCGTGGAGGCCATTGAAGATGTGCCAGCTGGCAACATCTGTGGTCTGGTTGGTGTTGATCAGTATTTGGTGAAGActggcaccatcaccacctgcaaGGATGCCCACAACATGAAGGTGATGAAGTTCAGCGTGTCACCTGTTGTGCGTGTTGCTGTTGAACCCAAGAACCCATCTGACCTGCCAAAGCTTGTTGAAGGCCTGAAACGGTATGTATGTGATTCTTTTGCactatttttgttccttctcctttgcCATGAGTCTGGAGATTATTCCTGCCTCGTCTTCCAGGTGAAGGATAGTAATGTGGCATAGGCTTTTTCCTTAATCCCTTTGGTTTGAGGTTTAAGTTTGTGTTCAACAGTTATTGAGTGTTCACAAATTGTGGCTATTGCATTATCTGGAAGGTCATAATTTACATtaatccaaaataaaataaattgttgCAATTTTAAAAGACATCTGAAGTCTATGGATAGAATAATGAGAGGTAGAGCATTGAACAAGCCTGGTCAGGAGACTTCTCCATGGCTTAAAATTTATGGATAAAGTAATGAGCCATGGAGTATGGAATAACTATTGTTTACAGATGACGGTTCTTGCTGGTAAATTACCTGTATAAATTTGGGACAAGCTTTAGGATAAAGTAGTGTATAGGAAATTGGTAGCAGATTTGCCAGTAATGAGATGGCCAGACTGACCAGATTTGGTGACAACCAGTCAGATTTCACACTGGATACTATATGCTCCATGGCACCTGCTGATCAAACATTGATTTGGGACTAAATGGAAATTAAATTTGCCAATAGCTGAGTACTGTAGAAAGTATCCAAATGCATCTGAAATTAGGTTGTTTTAGcagaatgtatgtgtgtgtatgttgtatgATTTTTTCATACCATTTCAGTCTGTCCAAGTCTGACCCTATGGTTCAGTGTATCATTGAGGAGTCTGGTGAGCACATCATTGCAGGGGCTGGTGAACTGCATCTTGAGATTTGCCTGAAGGTAAGATTTGATGTTTCACATTTGATATTCTATACTCCTGGGAATGGAACATTAGCTGGTTTGGTATTTTCATTCTGCAATCTTAGGCATCATGTCTAGACAGTGAATCTTCCAAGATGTATTCATGCATAACTATGTTAgtaaaacaaataaggaaatagaTTATGCAAAATTACTAGCAAACTGGTAGCTGATTCTGCAGTTGTTTGCTTTTTACCAATATTGAttcattcctgtcttcctgATGTTAAATCATATACCCCATCACCCACCTATTCAAattgtgcatctctctctctctctctctctctctctctctctctctctctctctctctctctctctctctctctctctctctctctctctctctctctctctctctctctctctctctctctctctctctctctctctctctctctctctctctctctctctctctctctctctctctctaaccataaTCTGCTCAGGGTTGTGCAAATACTTGTGTAATGCCTAAGTTTTGAGATAAAATGTTATCCATGTCAATAAGTATATTCATTGAACTTTAGAGGCACATCAGTTCTAATAATGTTCCTGAAGTTACTATATTTTAAAATAAATTTTCTGGTTCATCTCCAAGGAGATATGGTTTATGTAAATTTATCATAAGGGCCTCCACAGAAaattgtttattcttatttttcatacttAAATTCTGGTCATCCACCACATCTGCTTTATGTTCTTAGCTTATATTCTGACATTGTTTGTAGCCAAATCATGCTTGCATGTTGCACCTAAATCAATCCTGATGGATTCTTGCTTTATTCCTTAGGATCTGGAAGAGGACCACGCCTGCATCCCACTGAAGAAGACTGACCCTGTTGTATCATACCGTGAGACTGTTGGGGCCGAATCAACTGAACTCTGCTTGTCCAAGTCCCCGAATAAGCACAACCGTCTGTACATGAAGGCTATGCCTATGCCTGATGGCCTGGCTGATGACATTGAGGCTGGCAAGGTTACCCCACGTGATGATCCCAAGACCAGGAAGACCTACCTTTGCGAAAACTTCCAGTTTGACGCCACTGATGCCATGAAGATCTGGACCTTTGGTCCTGAGTCAACTGGAGCCAATCTTCTGGTTGATGTAACCAAGGGAGTGCAGTACCTTAATGAGATCAAGGATTCCTGTGTTGCTGGCTTCCAGTGGGCCACCAAGGAGGGTGTGCTCTGCGATGAGAACATGAGAGCCGTTCGCTTCAACCTTCATGATGTTACTCTGCATGCTGATGCCATCCATCGTGGTGGTGGCCAGATCATCCCAACCACCCGTCGTGTGTTGTATGCTAGTGTCCTGACTGCACATCCCTGTCTCCAGGAGCCTGTCTACCTCTGCGAGATCCAGTGCCCTGAGGCTGCAGTGGGAGGCATCTATGGTGTGCTCAACAGGCGCCGTGGTGTTGTCTTTGAAGAAATGCAGGTGGTGGGTACCCCCATGTTCGTTGTCAAGGCTCATCTTCCTGTAAACGAATCCTTTGGCTTCACTGCTGACCTTCGCTCTAACACTGGTGGCCAGGCCTTCCCTCAATGTGTGTTTGACCACTGGCAAGAGATGCCTGGTAATCCCATGGAAGCCAGTGGCAACAGCAAGCCCTACAATATTGTTGTTGagaccaggaagaggaagggctTGAAAGAAGGCTTGCCTGACTTGTCCAACTACCTGGATAAATTGTAATCACATCACATCATCACCCATATACCATGGTTATATAATATTAAGGTTTATTTACATTATATTATGGTGATTACAATAAAATGGGAGATCATACTCTGCTTACTATGGTTTTTGATGCCCAACACTAAAGTAATTTTACGTAGACAGTGAAGGGGAGCTGATGTGAGTACCAAATATTGTTGGGTAAGAAAGTGGTGCAGTGTGCACCACCATGTTGAAAAGCatgtcatattttctttatattatcaTTACGAGTATATTAACTTATTTTGACTTCCAATGATGCTCTAAATTAGCACGTGGCTACAGAACTACTTAGTGCGGCCGAGGGCCATCCAATGTTACAATCGGTTTGCAGCTAACAAACTCAGGAAAGTTTGCAGAAATTAAAAGCCTGTGAAATACTACGTAACCTGTAAAACGTTGAGAAATAACATCAAGCCTCAGGATTGATGTCTGATCAGGGAAATATTGCTCTCTGAGAAGTGGAAACTGGTGTATTGTTACTTATGTATCTTGagttatattaataaaatgCATAGATAATCAGAATGGGTTATCTAAGCCATGAACGTCATGCTTGTGTTTATTCTATAGGTGTGAAATGACGTAAAGAGTTGTGGAAGGTAACAAACTTCATAATTGTATAACCAGCCGAAGAAAATGTTTGCTTAGGGACTTagtttttctcaataaaaaggTCTTGGCGGTGGTAAGAATTTACGAGGGCAATGGCGAAACTGGCTGAGATTATATGGCCAGAAATAAAGGAGTAATTTTAGAAGTCCATTAGTTGCTTAGGAGTCTTGGTTCGTGACTATTACAAGTGTTGGATGAAGAAAAGTAGTAAATACGCCCAAGTAACCTTATTGGTGTTTGAAAGTGATAGTTGCATTCTTTATTCATTGGCATCTTTACCTGTCTGTGTATTGCTTAACTCCTCAATCTGATCATAGATTTAGGTGCCCTTGTTTCCACTCATAtcgatgctaaaaaaaaaatataaaataaaaaataaacaggctctgcagtactaaggggctaTGCTCATCAGTAGCAGTGTTCTCTAGTGATCACAGTTTAGTTTAGAAAAAATAACGGATAGGTAAACTTTCCTTCTCGTGTTCATATCAACAATGAATCGTAGTGGTCAAGTAAGTAGAAGCAGAAGGGGAATTGCAACTGTCATTAGATACattctctctcgagagagaaatgggggagAATAACACGCAATCCTCCTGGTATCTGGCAACTCCCGGTGGTCATGGAGACGA
This genomic interval from Scylla paramamosain isolate STU-SP2022 chromosome 7, ASM3559412v1, whole genome shotgun sequence contains the following:
- the LOC135102077 gene encoding translation elongation factor 2-like isoform X1; amino-acid sequence: MVNFTVDEIRELMDKKKNIRNMSVIAHVDHGKSTLTDSLVSKAGIIASSRAGETRFTDTRKDEQERCITIKSTAISMYFKLSDENADLITQPDQREKGENGFLINLIDSPGHVDFSSEVTAALRVTDGALVVVDCVSGVCVQTETVLRQAIAERIKPVLFMNKMDRALLELQLEQEELYQTFQRIVENVNVIIATYNDDTGPMGEMRVDPSKGSVGFGSGLHGWAFSVKEFADIYSSMFKVPAGKLMNKLWGENFFNKKTKKWATTKSPDNERAFNTYILDPIFKLFDAIMNFKKEETQKLLDTLKIKLTSEDRDKEGKPLLKVVMRTWLPAGDTLFHMITIHLPSPVTAQKYRAEMLYEGPSDDVCCAGIKNCDAEAPLMMYISKMVPTSDKGRFYAFGRVFSGKVGSGQKVRIMGPNYIPGKKEDLYEKSIQRSILMMGRFVEAIEDVPAGNICGLVGVDQYLVKTGTITTCKDAHNMKVMKFSVSPVVRVAVEPKNPSDLPKLVEGLKRLSKSDPMVQCIIEESGEHIIAGAGELHLEICLKDLEEDHACIPLKKTDPVVSYRETVGAESTELCLSKSPNKHNRLYMKAMPMPDGLADDIEAGKVTPRDDPKTRKTYLCENFQFDATDAMKIWTFGPESTGANLLVDVTKGVQYLNEIKDSCVAGFQWATKEGVLCDENMRAVRFNLHDVTLHADAIHRGGGQIIPTTRRVLYASVLTAHPCLQEPVYLCEIQCPEAAVGGIYGVLNRRRGVVFEEMQVVGTPMFVVKAHLPVNESFGFTADLRSNTGGQAFPQCVFDHWQEMPGNPMEASGNSKPYNIVVETRKRKGLKEGLPDLSNYLDKL
- the LOC135102077 gene encoding translation elongation factor 2-like isoform X2; the encoded protein is MYFKLSDENADLITQPDQREKGENGFLINLIDSPGHVDFSSEVTAALRVTDGALVVVDCVSGVCVQTETVLRQAIAERIKPVLFMNKMDRALLELQLEQEELYQTFQRIVENVNVIIATYNDDTGPMGEMRVDPSKGSVGFGSGLHGWAFSVKEFADIYSSMFKVPAGKLMNKLWGENFFNKKTKKWATTKSPDNERAFNTYILDPIFKLFDAIMNFKKEETQKLLDTLKIKLTSEDRDKEGKPLLKVVMRTWLPAGDTLFHMITIHLPSPVTAQKYRAEMLYEGPSDDVCCAGIKNCDAEAPLMMYISKMVPTSDKGRFYAFGRVFSGKVGSGQKVRIMGPNYIPGKKEDLYEKSIQRSILMMGRFVEAIEDVPAGNICGLVGVDQYLVKTGTITTCKDAHNMKVMKFSVSPVVRVAVEPKNPSDLPKLVEGLKRLSKSDPMVQCIIEESGEHIIAGAGELHLEICLKDLEEDHACIPLKKTDPVVSYRETVGAESTELCLSKSPNKHNRLYMKAMPMPDGLADDIEAGKVTPRDDPKTRKTYLCENFQFDATDAMKIWTFGPESTGANLLVDVTKGVQYLNEIKDSCVAGFQWATKEGVLCDENMRAVRFNLHDVTLHADAIHRGGGQIIPTTRRVLYASVLTAHPCLQEPVYLCEIQCPEAAVGGIYGVLNRRRGVVFEEMQVVGTPMFVVKAHLPVNESFGFTADLRSNTGGQAFPQCVFDHWQEMPGNPMEASGNSKPYNIVVETRKRKGLKEGLPDLSNYLDKL